In Mixophyes fleayi isolate aMixFle1 chromosome 4, aMixFle1.hap1, whole genome shotgun sequence, the following proteins share a genomic window:
- the LOC142150373 gene encoding olfactory receptor 5AP2-like encodes MDGINKTQVRMFVFYGLTDNEELAPFLFIVFLHVYMVTVVGNIGMIAVVHNSSNLHTPMYFFLSYLSLVDLLYSSVITPKMLYDLISMRKTITFDGCALQFFFFAALACTEVLLLSSMSYDRYAAICHPLHYVSIMTKKKCWHLVFLAFSIGFTQSSMQTSCVFSLQFCGSNLIDHFYCDMPQLIKLSCSDTFSSVIVTVFFVVSCGMGSFITILISYTFIISSILQINSAEGRQKAFSTCSSHLMCATIFYVSVFFTYLHSPSNVFAKQDKIAAVFYSAVTPMLNPLIYSLRNQEVKRVIRRAMHHFTNIDIIMLFIRDKVGVLLIMFKLQKTCR; translated from the coding sequence ATGGACGGTATAAACAAGACTCAAGtgagaatgtttgttttttatggacTTACTGACAATGAAGAACTTGCCCCGTTCCTCTTCATAgtttttttacatgtttacatGGTGACTGTAGTGGGAAACATCGGCATGATAGCTGTTGTCCATAACAGCTCCAACCTCCACACTCCGATGTACTTCTTCCTGAGTTACCTCTCTCTGGTGGACCTTCTCTACTCCTCAGTTATTACTCCTAAAATGCTGTATGACCTTATCTCCATGAGGAAGACCATCACATTTGATGGATGTGCCCTTCAGTTCTTCTTCTTTGCTGCTCTGGCATGTACTGAGGTGTTACTTCTATCAAGTATGTCGTATGACCGATATGCTGCCATATGTCACCCTCTCCATTATGTCTCTATAATGACCAAGAAAAAATGTTGGCATCTGGTTTTTCTGGCTTTCTCCATTGGATTCACGCAGTCATCCATGCAGACTAGTTGTGTATTTAGTCTCCAATTTTGTGGTTCAAACCTTATAGACCACTTCTATTGTGACATGCCTCAACTAATCAAACTTTCCTGTTCTGATACATTCTCTTCTGTCATAGTAACTGTTTTCTTTGTAGTTTCTTGTGGCATGGGTTCATTTATAACTATTCTGATCTCATACACCTTCATCATTTCTTCCATTCTACAGATTAATTCTGCTGAGGGCAGACAGAAAGCCTTCAGTACATGCTCTTCCCATCTCATGTGTGCCACTATCTTCTATGTGTCCGTTTTCTTCACTTACCTACACTCTCCTTCCAATGTTTTTGCGAAACAAGACAAGATAGCTGCTGTCTTCTACTCAGCAGTGACACCAATGCTGAATCCACTTATATATAGTCTGAGGAACCAAGAAGTGAAAAGAGTCATTAGGCGAGCAATGCATCATTTTACAAATATAGATATAATTATGTTATTTATTCGGGATAAAGTTGGGGTTCTATTAATAATGTTTAAACTACAGAAAACATGTAGGTAG